Proteins found in one Triticum aestivum cultivar Chinese Spring chromosome 4D, IWGSC CS RefSeq v2.1, whole genome shotgun sequence genomic segment:
- the LOC542858 gene encoding protein disulfide-isomerase-like has protein sequence MAICKAWISLLLALAVVLSAPAARAEEAAAAAEEAAAPEAVLTLHADNFDDAIAKHPFILVEFYAPWCGHCKSLAPEYEKAAQLLSKHDPAIVLAKVDANDEKNKPLAGKYEVQGFPTLKIFRNGGKNIQEYKGPREAEGIVEYLKKQVGPASKEIKAPEDATYLEDGKIHIVGVFTEFSGTEFTNFLEVAEKLRSDYDFGHTVHANHLPRGDAAVERPLVRLFKPFDELVVDSKDFDVSALEKFIDASSTPKVVTFDKNPDNHPYLLKFFQTNAPKAMLFLNFSTGPFESFKSAYYGAVEEFSGKDVKFLIGDIEASQGAFQYFGLKEDQAPLILIQDSDSKKFLKEQVEAGQIVAWLKDYFDGKLTPFRKSEPIPEANNEPVKVVVADNVHDVVFKSGKNVLIEFYAPWCGHCKKLAPILDEAAATLQSEEDVVIAKMDATANDVPSEFDVQGYPTLYFVTPSGKKVSYEGGRTADEIVDYIKKNKETAGQAAAADTEKAAEPAATEPLKDEL, from the exons ATGGCGATCTGCAAGGCCTGGATCTCGCTGCTGCTCGCGCTCGCCGTCGTCCTGTCCGCCCCGGCGgccagggcggaggaggccgccgccgccgcggaggaGGCTGCGGCCCCCGAGGCCGTGCTCACCCTGCACGCCGACAACTTCGACGACGCCATCGCCAAGCACCCCTTCATCCTCGTCGAGTTCTACGCCCCATG GTGTGGACACTGCAAGAGCCTGGCACCTGAG TATGAGAAGGCGGCCCAACTGTTGAGCAAGCACGACCCAGCGATTGTCCTTGCTAAGGTTGATGCCAACGATGAGAAGAACAAGCCGCTTGCGGGCAAGTACGAGGTCCAGGGCTTCCCTACCCTCAAGATCTTCAGGAACGGGGGAAAGAACATCCAGGAATACAAGGGCCCCAGGGAGGCTGAGGGAATTGTCGAGTACTTGAAGAAGCAGGTTGGCCCTGCTTCCAAGGAGATCAAGGCACCTGAAGATGCCACTTACCTTGAAGACGGCAAGATCCACATT GTTGGTGTTTTCACTGAATTCAGCGGCACTGAGTTTACAAACTTCCTTGAGGTTGCTGAGAAGCTGAGGTCTGATTATGACTTTGGCCACACCGTGCATGCCAACCATCTCCCACGTGGTGATGCAGCAGTGGAGAGGCCATTGGTTAGGCTATTCAAGCCATTTGATGAGCTCGTTGTTGACAGCAAG GATTTTGATGTTTCTGCTTTGGAGAAATTCATTGATGCTAGCAGCACCCCGAAAGTTGTTACTTTTGACAAGAACCCTGACAACCATCCTTACCTCCTGAAATTCTTCCAGACCAATGCTCCCAAG GCCATGCTCTTTTTGAACTTCTCCACTGGACCGTTTGAGTCCTTCAAATCAGCCTACTATGGTGCTGTAGAGGAGTTCAGTGGCAAGGATGTGAAGTTCCTTATTGGTGACATTGAAGCGAGCCAAGGCGCTTTCCAG TACTTCGGGCTGAAAGAGGATCAGGCACCACTGATCCTCATTCAAGACAGTGACTCGAAGAAGTTTTTGAAGGAACAGGTTGAGGCTGGCCAAATTGTTGCTTGGTTGAAGGATTACTTT GATGGCAAATTGACACCATTCAGGAAGTCTGAGCCTATTCCTGAGGCCAACAATGAGCCTGTTAAGGTAGTTGTGGCTGACAACGTTCACGACGTGGTCTTCAAATCTGGCAAAAATG TTCTTATCGAGTTCTATGCACCCTGGTGCGGACACTGCAAGAAGCTAGCACCCATCCTCGACGAGGCAGCTGCCACCCTTCAAAGTGAAGAGGACGTTGTGATCGCGAAGATG GACGCGACCGCGAATGACGTGCCCAGTGAGTTCGATGTCCAGGGTTACCCCACCCTGTACTTCGTCACTCCCAGCGGGAAGAAGGTCTCGTACGAGGGCGGCAGGACGGCCGACGAGATCGTAGACTACATCAAGAAGAACAAGGAGACTGCTGGGCAGGCGGCTGCGGCGGACACCGAGAAGGCGGCGGAACCGGCTGCCACCGAGCCTCTGAAGGACGAGCTCTGA
- the LOC123096310 gene encoding uncharacterized protein — translation MFCSDSDHENFVLECAVANKEEQHVEEKGIESEDVYPSGFLSSTPTKPLVGNAEGTSSSGGKLESMEYCESILRSVDFCESDEEEFKGDELKTLPPEAVQAIQNISLKISLLETLDHAQDQGLATGKNKWGHVLVQKPATRGHGNVNIMEKAAAYKRKQNLEIPKTFKGAKLARYALCVGSGGGNNQAVENLMFRGPECSTSPVLKAFGSAKRETA, via the exons ATGTTTTGCTCTGATTCTGATCATGAAAACTTTGTCTTGGAGTGTGCTGTTGCTAATAAGGAAGAGCAACATGTAGAAGAGAAAGGAATTGAATCTGAAGATGTGTATCCTTCTGGATTTCTAAGCTCCACTCCAACAAAACCCCTTGTGGGGAATGCTGAGGGGACATCCAGTTCTGGTGGTAAACTTGAAAGTATGGAGTATTGCGAGAGTATTCTTAGATCTGTAGACTTTTGTGAGTCTGATGAAGAAGAATTCAAGGGTGATGAACTAAAGACTCTTCCCCCTGAAGCTGTCCAGGCCATACAAAATATCTCTTTGAAGATATCACTGCTGGAAACCCTtgatcatgctcaagatcaagGGCTGGCCACTGGGAAAAACAAATGGGGGCATGTTCTGGTTCAGAAACCTGCTACTAGGGGACATGGCAATGTGAATATCATGGAGAAAGCTGCGGCTTACAAGAGGAAGCAGAATCTCGAAATTCCTAAAACCTTCAAAG GGGCGAAGCTGGCGAGATATGCGTTGTGTGTTGGATCAGGTGGGGGCAACAATCAGGCAGTGGAAAATCTTATGTTCAGAGGTCCAGAGTGCTCTACTTCTCCGGTGCTTAAGGCTTTTGGATCGGCGAAGAGGGAAACTGCTTAG